The DNA window atttgccctaaaTAGGAAGGCTTccctgacgtgggtcctgtgctcactgtaccactgaattcaagctagcctggctgatgagagatgataccctgaaactggtcccaggatgcttgtttccggtccagggaggacctggcttggcagttcaggctggacttttcccatgaggaacagggacaagacttatttgcatatggttgggtccaaactggggtggtatggtgagcaaaagaacaattgattaaatccagatctgtgaccacgggtgagtgtttgcattgttcagcactccagccattatccttttgtgttgctaaagttgcccaaagtgggatgggtatgcccagatgtgggtcctgtgctcactgtgccactggatttaagctagtgtTGCTGATAAAGGgtaatactctgaaactggtcccaggatgcttgtttcccattaGGGAAGtccctggcttggaagttcgggctggactgtttccatgaggaacagggtcaaaactgatttacatatgggtgggtctaaactggggtggtatgttgagcaaaggaatgatggactaaacccagatctgagattgggggtgagtgtttttatTGTTCAccactttgtccatcatccttttttattttgctaaagttgccctaagtaggaaagcttcccagacgtgggtcctgtgctcactgtgccagcctggctgatgaggggtgataccctgaaactggtcccaggatgcttgtttccggtccagggaggaccttgcttggcagttcgagctgggcggttcccaagaggaacagggtcaagactgatttgcatatgggtgggtccaaactggggtagcatggtaagcaaaagaatgatggattaaaccctgatatgtgactgcgggtgagtgtatgcattgttcagcactccctccatcatccttttgtgttgctaaagttaccctaagtgggaacggtatgcacagacgtgagtcccgtgctcactatgccactggattaaagctagcctggctgatgaggggtgataccctgaaaccggtgtcaggatgcttgtttccattccagggaggacctggctttgcagtttgggctggacttttcccatgaggaacagggacaagactgatatgcatatggttgggtccaaactggggtggcacggtaaaCAAAAGagtgatagattaaacccagatctgtgactaggggtgagttttTGTATtgctcagcactccctccatcatccttttgtgttgctgagagCTACAAAGTCAGTGAGGCATCTCTTCTGGAACCTCTGCCTCACCTGAACTGTATTTTATATTTCTCTCCTATCGTTCTTATTTCTGTCATTTATCCTGGAGCTACAGACAGGTCTAGAGATATCGATTGGGGATCCAGTTTATTGCTGATATGGCAGGATATATGATTACTTTAATGTGTTATCTGTAATTTGGTTTCTTCCAAATCCAATTTCATTGTTTTTGTACAGATCCTGGGAGTAAGCTGCATGGCCCTGAAAGAAGGCACAGGTTCTGTGAATTTATCCTCAGTTACAGGATTCATCATCCAAGGGTTCTCGGACATCCCCCAGATTCAAAGCTTCCTCTTCTCAGTCTTTTTACTTGCGTACCTCTTTGCTGTGATTGGAAATCTCCTCCTCATTTTCCTCATCACTCTGGACCGCTGTCTCATCCAGACACCTATGTACCTGTTCCTTAGAATCTTTTGCCTGGCAGAAATTGCCTTCATATCTGTAACTGTACCAAAGATGCTGGTTATTCTGTTGGTGGGTGATACCTGGGTATCCCTTGTGGAGTGTGCAACACAGATGTACTCTTTCTTATGTGTAGGAACCACAGAATGCTTCCTTCTGACTGTCATGGCCTATGACCGGTATGTAGCCATCTGTTTCCCACTACACTATGCTAATGCCATGAGTATCCAAAGGTGTAATTGGCTATCATTTGGCTGCTGGATGGCTGGTCTTGCCTTTCCTGTGGGGCAAGTGACCTTTGTCTTCAGTTTGCCATACTGTGGGTCTAATGTGGTTGACCACTTCTTCTGTGACATCTCACCGGTCTTAGCTTTGGCTTGTGAACATCCTATCATGAACCAAGTCTTAATCTGGGTCAATAGTACCTTAATTCTCCTTTTTCCCTTCCAGCTGGTCCTTGTTTCCTACGCCCAcatcctcaccaccatcctgcacaTGCATTCAACGACGGGTAGGCGCAAGGCTTTCTCTACCTGTGGTTCTCACCTTCTGTCAGTCACCCTGTTCTATGGGACATGTTCTGCTACTTACTTCAGGACCAGCCTGGGCCAATCAGGGGAAAACGATAAATCAATGGCTGTGCTCTATTGCATTGTTACACCCATGCTGAATCCAATGATCTATGGCCTCAGGAACAAAGAAGTAAAGACAGCCCTGTTGAGATTAGTAGATAGATGCTCAGTAGGAC is part of the Pleurodeles waltl isolate 20211129_DDA chromosome 4_2, aPleWal1.hap1.20221129, whole genome shotgun sequence genome and encodes:
- the LOC138293807 gene encoding olfactory receptor 10A7-like is translated as MALKEGTGSVNLSSVTGFIIQGFSDIPQIQSFLFSVFLLAYLFAVIGNLLLIFLITLDRCLIQTPMYLFLRIFCLAEIAFISVTVPKMLVILLVGDTWVSLVECATQMYSFLCVGTTECFLLTVMAYDRYVAICFPLHYANAMSIQRCNWLSFGCWMAGLAFPVGQVTFVFSLPYCGSNVVDHFFCDISPVLALACEHPIMNQVLIWVNSTLILLFPFQLVLVSYAHILTTILHMHSTTGRRKAFSTCGSHLLSVTLFYGTCSATYFRTSLGQSGENDKSMAVLYCIVTPMLNPMIYGLRNKEVKTALLRLVDRCSVGRR